From Sulfuracidifex tepidarius, one genomic window encodes:
- a CDS encoding 30S ribosomal protein S6e: protein MPDFKLVISDPSSTSLKIENVKVKVSDKIQAQNGEKEGKTLPIAKLNEKTKQNLNVDLFITLEITKQEGDKVSKVKSHFKVETDSSVPDNEVWIGQEASEKFGSQEFEAKAYRTRAFQLTVDQNKSSLIGRKIGEVVDFGALGIPLKLKITGGSDNSGFAMRPDVGGGVKKRLLISGPPGYHPEEDGERRRKTVRGNLVVQDVVQVNTVILR, encoded by the coding sequence TTGCCTGACTTTAAGCTCGTCATTTCTGATCCAAGTTCGACATCTCTGAAGATAGAGAATGTTAAAGTGAAAGTTTCAGATAAAATACAAGCACAGAACGGAGAAAAGGAAGGAAAGACTCTCCCAATAGCTAAGCTAAACGAGAAGACGAAGCAGAACCTTAACGTTGACTTATTCATTACTTTAGAAATTACAAAACAGGAAGGAGACAAAGTCTCCAAAGTTAAATCCCACTTCAAGGTAGAGACTGACTCTTCAGTCCCCGACAATGAGGTTTGGATAGGACAGGAAGCATCGGAGAAGTTCGGATCTCAGGAATTCGAGGCGAAAGCGTATAGGACTAGAGCGTTCCAGCTAACCGTTGATCAGAACAAGTCTTCCTTGATAGGAAGAAAGATAGGGGAAGTCGTTGACTTCGGTGCTCTAGGAATTCCGCTCAAGCTCAAGATAACCGGAGGATCTGATAACTCTGGCTTTGCCATGAGACCAGACGTAGGAGGAGGAGTTAAGAAGAGGCTGCTAATAAGTGGACCCCCTGGATACCACCCAGAAGAGGACGGAGAGAGAAGGAGAAAGACCGTAAGAGGCAACTTGGTAGTCCAGGACGTAGTGCAAGTTAATACTGTAATTTTAAGGTGA
- a CDS encoding translation initiation factor IF-2 subunit gamma, giving the protein MSWPNVQPEVNIGVVGHVDHGKTTLVQAITGVWTSKHSEELKRGMTIKLGYAEASVGLCETCRKPEGYVTEPSCNSCGSDEKPKFLRRISLIDAPGHEVLMATMLSGAALMDGAILVVAANEPFPQPQTREHFTALGIIGIKNMVIVQNKVDVVSKDEALAQYRSIKEFIKGTWAEGSPIVPVSALHKINIDALIENMENHIKTPERDPNKSPVLLVIRSFDINKPGTSYSDLKGGVVGGTIIQGSFKVGQEIKILPGIRMEKQGKVFFQPLYTKVSSLRFGDNEFDEARPGGLVAMGTYLDPSLTKADGLLGNIVVPADAKVDVLDKLSIEYQLLERVVGAKDLNKVDTIRARETLMLSIGSATTIGVVKTSKSNVIEVDLKRPVAIWDKNVRAVISKQIGGRWRLVGWGIVKV; this is encoded by the coding sequence TTGTCCTGGCCAAACGTACAACCAGAAGTTAACATAGGAGTAGTAGGCCATGTAGATCATGGGAAAACAACTTTAGTACAAGCTATAACTGGAGTTTGGACCTCTAAGCATTCAGAGGAATTAAAAAGAGGAATGACAATAAAGCTTGGATACGCTGAGGCAAGCGTCGGGCTATGCGAGACCTGCAGAAAGCCTGAAGGATACGTTACAGAACCTTCATGTAACTCCTGCGGATCAGATGAGAAACCTAAGTTTCTAAGAAGGATTTCCCTGATAGACGCTCCTGGACATGAAGTTCTGATGGCTACCATGCTCTCTGGAGCTGCACTCATGGACGGAGCAATTCTAGTAGTCGCAGCCAACGAACCGTTTCCACAACCACAGACGAGGGAGCATTTCACTGCGCTCGGTATAATAGGAATAAAGAATATGGTGATAGTCCAAAACAAAGTAGACGTGGTCTCCAAAGACGAAGCCCTAGCTCAATATAGATCAATCAAAGAGTTCATCAAGGGAACTTGGGCTGAGGGATCGCCGATAGTCCCGGTCAGTGCTCTTCACAAGATAAACATTGACGCCCTAATAGAGAACATGGAGAACCACATAAAGACACCTGAGAGGGATCCAAACAAGAGCCCAGTCCTCTTGGTAATACGAAGTTTCGATATAAACAAACCTGGTACCTCTTACTCTGACCTAAAGGGAGGTGTTGTAGGGGGAACGATAATCCAAGGGAGCTTTAAAGTAGGGCAAGAGATAAAGATACTCCCAGGCATAAGGATGGAGAAACAGGGGAAAGTGTTCTTCCAACCGTTGTATACCAAAGTTTCCTCACTAAGGTTCGGTGATAACGAATTTGATGAGGCTAGACCCGGAGGTCTAGTCGCTATGGGGACTTACTTAGACCCCTCCCTCACCAAGGCAGATGGTCTCCTAGGTAACATAGTAGTCCCGGCAGACGCTAAGGTAGATGTACTAGACAAGTTATCGATTGAGTATCAGCTCCTAGAAAGGGTAGTGGGAGCTAAGGATCTCAACAAGGTCGACACAATAAGAGCAAGGGAGACCCTTATGCTATCCATAGGATCAGCAACTACCATAGGAGTAGTGAAGACGTCGAAATCAAATGTAATAGAAGTAGACCTGAAGAGGCCTGTAGCAATATGGGACAAGAACGTACGAGCAGTGATAAGCAAACAGATAGGAGGCAGATGGAGACTTGTAGGTTGGGGAATAGTGAAAGTATGA
- a CDS encoding PIN domain-containing protein — MTERGSLREKEREKEGVLLDTNILLYIYEGFDPFLSILERFDYKPDFFIHSAVVNELTTLKGREKGFSMNARINVAMAYLDKFSNMWKKLDLPCSGKVDNCLIETASKMNFVLMTNDREMKQRALEKGVRVLYVQGKGKIIKSLTPL; from the coding sequence ATGACGGAGAGAGGGAGTCTGAGAGAAAAAGAAAGAGAAAAGGAAGGAGTACTTTTAGACACTAACATCCTTCTTTATATATACGAAGGTTTCGATCCATTTCTTTCCATATTGGAGCGATTTGATTACAAGCCCGATTTTTTCATCCATAGCGCTGTTGTAAACGAGCTCACAACACTGAAGGGAAGGGAGAAGGGTTTCTCCATGAACGCTAGAATTAATGTTGCCATGGCATATCTAGATAAGTTTTCTAACATGTGGAAAAAGCTTGACCTTCCCTGTTCGGGGAAAGTGGACAATTGTCTAATTGAGACCGCATCCAAGATGAACTTCGTCTTGATGACTAACGATAGAGAGATGAAACAAAGAGCACTTGAGAAAGGGGTTAGGGTCCTCTATGTACAAGGGAAAGGTAAAATTATAAAATCCTTGACCCCATTGTAA
- a CDS encoding DNA-directed RNA polymerase codes for MYKLIKAKGIVRIPPESFGKPLEGVALENLKQDYQEKLSSEFGLVLAILSAKVSEEGQIVYGDGATYHEVEFEVLSYVPMIQEVAEGEVQQVDNYGVYVNLGPMDGLLHISQITDENMKYDKNRGIMYTEKTKKTLQKDDLIRVRIFTISTSAGRLPKIALTSRQPALGKAEWIKK; via the coding sequence ATGTATAAACTTATAAAGGCAAAGGGTATCGTCCGAATACCGCCTGAATCTTTCGGCAAACCTTTGGAAGGGGTAGCCCTGGAGAACCTGAAGCAGGACTATCAGGAGAAACTCTCTAGCGAATTCGGATTGGTTCTGGCAATTCTCAGTGCTAAGGTAAGCGAGGAGGGACAAATAGTATACGGAGACGGAGCTACGTATCACGAAGTTGAGTTCGAGGTTCTTTCCTATGTACCAATGATACAGGAGGTAGCTGAAGGGGAAGTACAACAAGTAGATAATTACGGAGTTTACGTTAATTTGGGACCTATGGATGGATTGCTCCACATTTCTCAAATAACTGACGAGAATATGAAATATGATAAGAATAGAGGAATAATGTACACAGAGAAAACTAAGAAGACTTTACAGAAAGACGACCTAATAAGAGTTAGAATATTCACAATATCTACTTCGGCAGGAAGGTTACCCAAGATAGCCCTCACGTCTAGACAACCCGCTCTGGGGAAGGCAGAGTGGATTAAAAAATAA
- the spt4 gene encoding transcription elongation factor subunit Spt4 — protein MGQKVFKACKNCRALTNSDDAKCPVCGGQSFSDDWEGMIIIVDEESEIAKLMGVQKPWKYAINLK, from the coding sequence ATGGGACAGAAGGTATTTAAAGCGTGTAAAAACTGCAGGGCTTTAACTAACTCCGACGATGCCAAGTGCCCTGTTTGTGGTGGGCAATCTTTCTCTGATGACTGGGAGGGAATGATCATAATAGTTGACGAGGAATCTGAGATAGCGAAACTTATGGGTGTGCAGAAACCTTGGAAATACGCAATAAACCTGAAATAG
- a CDS encoding GTP-dependent dephospho-CoA kinase family protein gives MEIRNKPEIDVCFFPTREARIELSRPYGKLVVGKESLPAEVAGRKVITVGDFVTKVLNDAEVNPYLSIIDGKTMRNLYFGTKAEGDVVVNEAGVLRLSSMLKVKERIETGGGRIFVNGEEDMLAIPAILFSEDGDVVVYGQPKAGSVVVKVNRMIKWRVNDIFSKFLRRDCQPCAGSSHF, from the coding sequence TTGGAAATACGCAATAAACCTGAAATAGACGTTTGTTTTTTTCCTACACGAGAAGCCAGAATTGAACTTTCTAGACCTTACGGTAAGTTAGTAGTCGGGAAGGAATCCCTCCCAGCGGAGGTAGCTGGGAGAAAAGTGATAACTGTAGGAGACTTCGTCACTAAAGTCCTAAATGACGCAGAAGTAAATCCTTACCTTAGTATTATTGATGGAAAAACAATGAGAAACTTATATTTTGGAACCAAGGCTGAAGGCGATGTCGTAGTGAATGAGGCTGGAGTACTAAGGCTTTCATCTATGTTGAAAGTAAAAGAAAGAATTGAAACAGGAGGAGGAAGAATTTTTGTAAATGGAGAAGAGGACATGCTAGCTATACCGGCAATACTTTTCAGTGAAGATGGAGATGTTGTTGTTTACGGCCAACCGAAAGCAGGATCTGTAGTGGTTAAAGTAAACAGGATGATCAAATGGAGAGTAAACGACATTTTCTCAAAATTCCTGAGAAGGGATTGTCAGCCCTGCGCGGGGTCTTCACACTTCTGA
- a CDS encoding 2,3-bisphosphoglycerate-independent phosphoglycerate mutase gives MRKYKVLLVIGDGLGDRPVASLGGLTPLQYAKKPNIDNLLKTSLVGLMDPISPGIIPGSDTSHLSIFGLDPYKYYRGRGAFEALGAGAELKHGDVAFRGNFATVDNMIVKDRRAGRKLDEGQELVDELNSKIGSVDGVKVSFYKGTEHRVAVVLSGTGLSDKVSDTDPHEVGKKVLESKPLEETPEARKTSDVLNKLTFMMNKVLSESKANAERVKKGELPANIVLVRGAASYVKLPKLQHYTGMRGVTVAATALIKGICKELGMEVVTPPGATGGIDTDYDSKARAAIEFLKSDNYDFVFLHIKATDAASHDGKVEEKVKAIERIDYVIGKIMDSVGDDMVIALTGDHATPVEKKEHAGDPVPIFIHVPYHVPFDQVEDFNEVDAKKGSLRVRGMDVMNLLLNYSQRAEKYGA, from the coding sequence ATGAGGAAATATAAAGTTCTGCTCGTGATAGGAGACGGATTAGGGGACAGACCGGTCGCCTCCTTAGGAGGCCTTACTCCACTTCAGTACGCTAAGAAACCGAACATTGACAACCTCCTGAAAACGTCTCTTGTAGGCCTAATGGATCCTATTTCTCCCGGTATAATACCGGGGAGTGATACCTCCCATCTTTCAATTTTCGGATTAGACCCTTACAAGTATTACAGAGGAAGAGGGGCCTTCGAAGCTTTAGGAGCGGGCGCAGAGCTTAAACACGGTGATGTAGCTTTCAGAGGTAACTTTGCCACAGTAGATAACATGATAGTGAAGGATCGTAGGGCAGGAAGGAAACTTGATGAAGGACAGGAACTAGTTGATGAACTGAACTCAAAGATAGGCTCGGTCGACGGTGTTAAGGTATCGTTTTACAAAGGTACGGAGCACAGGGTAGCTGTTGTTCTGTCTGGGACTGGGTTAAGCGATAAGGTTAGCGATACTGACCCACACGAGGTTGGGAAGAAAGTTTTGGAAAGTAAGCCATTGGAGGAAACACCCGAGGCAAGGAAAACCTCAGATGTCTTAAATAAACTTACCTTTATGATGAACAAAGTGCTGAGCGAGTCTAAGGCAAATGCAGAAAGGGTAAAGAAAGGAGAGTTACCTGCTAACATCGTTCTAGTCAGGGGAGCCGCAAGTTACGTGAAACTACCTAAACTTCAACACTACACAGGGATGAGAGGAGTCACTGTAGCTGCAACTGCGTTGATTAAAGGCATATGTAAAGAGCTCGGAATGGAGGTAGTCACTCCCCCTGGAGCTACTGGTGGAATAGATACTGACTACGACTCCAAGGCTAGGGCAGCGATAGAGTTCTTGAAGTCAGACAATTACGATTTCGTGTTTCTTCACATAAAAGCTACAGATGCAGCCTCTCATGACGGTAAGGTAGAGGAGAAAGTCAAAGCAATAGAGAGAATAGACTACGTTATAGGGAAGATTATGGATAGCGTAGGAGACGACATGGTCATAGCACTAACTGGGGACCATGCTACTCCAGTAGAAAAGAAGGAGCACGCCGGAGACCCAGTACCGATTTTCATCCATGTCCCATATCACGTTCCTTTCGATCAGGTTGAGGACTTTAATGAGGTAGATGCGAAAAAGGGCTCGCTTAGGGTGAGAGGGATGGACGTGATGAACCTGCTCCTGAACTACTCGCAGAGAGCTGAAAAATATGGAGCCTAG
- a CDS encoding CDC48 family AAA ATPase → MSSTGIKLRVSEARQRDVGKKIGRLTFNVMNRLGADSGDYIEVTGPGGSSIVQAMPTYDVSDSEIKIDGYVRKAIGVSIGDEVSVKKASVTPANKVILAPTQPIRFDQSFVNYVRELLMDKPLSKGETIPIPIYTGSLDLVVVNTMPSNNVYVTGNTAIEIKEEPVKEQGTFPKVTWEDIGDLEDVKSKIREIVELPMKHPEIFQHLGIEPPKGVLLYGPPGVGKTLLARALANEIGAYFTSINGPEIMSKFYGESEQRLREIFEEAEKNAPSIVFIDEIDAIAPKREESTGEVEKRVVAQLLTLMDGIKGRGKMVIIGATNRPEAVDQALRRPGRFDREIEIRPPDTKGRKDILQVHTRNMPLVDEGPDKVDLDKIAELTNGYTGADLAALTKEAAIAALRRFTQEKKINFDTPQIPADVLKELKVTMNDFMEAMKMIQPTLLREVYVEVPTVHWSDIGGLENVKQQLREAVEWPMKFPQLFDRTGIRPPKGVLLFGPPGTGKTMLAKAVATESNANFIAIRGPEILSKWVGESEKAIREVFKRARQTAPCVVFFDEIDAIAPSRERMHGDSGVTDRIVNQLLSEMDGIEALNRVIVIGATNRATLLDPALLRPGRFDRIIYVPPPDLKARVDILKVHLKSVPVDPNLNLEEVAKKLEGYTGADIEALVRETVMLKLRNVYSSCVERSNKECGENEECKNKVLTECMNNVDVKVTTQDLEEGMKVVSPSLTQADMQRYETMAKQLKQSVI, encoded by the coding sequence ATGTCGTCAACTGGTATCAAGTTAAGAGTTTCCGAAGCTAGGCAGAGGGACGTAGGAAAGAAGATAGGCAGACTGACTTTTAATGTAATGAACAGGCTGGGTGCAGACTCGGGTGACTACATAGAAGTCACTGGACCAGGAGGTTCTTCTATTGTTCAGGCAATGCCTACTTACGATGTTTCTGATTCGGAGATCAAGATAGATGGTTACGTGCGAAAGGCAATAGGCGTATCAATAGGTGATGAAGTCTCAGTAAAGAAAGCTAGTGTAACTCCTGCCAACAAGGTCATACTCGCGCCAACGCAACCCATCCGTTTCGATCAGTCATTTGTGAATTACGTAAGGGAATTGCTAATGGACAAACCTCTGAGCAAAGGGGAGACTATTCCTATACCTATCTACACTGGTTCCTTGGATCTAGTTGTAGTAAACACCATGCCTTCCAATAACGTTTACGTGACTGGGAACACTGCTATAGAAATAAAGGAAGAGCCAGTTAAAGAGCAGGGAACGTTCCCTAAGGTAACTTGGGAAGATATAGGCGACCTAGAGGACGTTAAATCGAAGATAAGGGAAATAGTTGAGTTGCCTATGAAACATCCAGAGATATTCCAGCATCTCGGAATAGAGCCACCTAAGGGAGTTCTACTTTATGGTCCTCCTGGAGTAGGAAAGACGCTTCTAGCCAGGGCATTAGCTAACGAAATTGGAGCCTACTTCACTTCAATAAACGGGCCTGAAATAATGAGCAAGTTCTACGGAGAAAGCGAACAGAGACTGAGGGAGATATTTGAGGAAGCCGAGAAAAACGCTCCTTCCATAGTATTCATAGACGAAATTGACGCTATAGCTCCTAAGAGAGAGGAATCTACTGGAGAGGTTGAAAAAAGGGTAGTAGCACAGTTGCTTACACTAATGGACGGGATAAAAGGAAGAGGGAAAATGGTGATCATAGGCGCTACCAACAGACCGGAAGCAGTAGACCAAGCTCTGAGAAGGCCTGGCAGGTTTGATAGGGAAATCGAGATCAGACCTCCAGACACAAAGGGAAGAAAAGACATCCTTCAAGTCCACACTAGGAACATGCCTCTAGTAGATGAAGGTCCTGACAAGGTAGATCTGGACAAGATAGCTGAACTTACTAATGGTTACACTGGAGCCGACCTAGCTGCCCTGACTAAAGAGGCTGCAATAGCCGCTCTGAGGAGGTTCACCCAAGAGAAGAAGATAAACTTCGACACTCCGCAGATACCTGCAGACGTTCTCAAGGAACTTAAGGTCACGATGAACGACTTCATGGAGGCAATGAAAATGATCCAGCCAACTTTGTTAAGGGAAGTTTACGTAGAAGTTCCAACTGTCCATTGGTCAGATATAGGAGGACTAGAGAACGTTAAACAACAGCTCAGAGAAGCCGTAGAGTGGCCCATGAAGTTCCCGCAACTCTTTGATAGAACAGGGATAAGGCCTCCTAAAGGAGTTCTCCTGTTCGGCCCTCCTGGAACAGGCAAGACCATGTTAGCTAAGGCTGTGGCAACGGAGAGTAACGCCAATTTCATTGCTATAAGGGGACCGGAGATACTCTCTAAGTGGGTAGGTGAGAGCGAGAAAGCAATAAGAGAAGTTTTCAAGAGGGCTAGACAAACTGCACCTTGTGTAGTATTCTTCGATGAGATAGACGCTATAGCACCCTCAAGGGAGAGAATGCATGGTGACTCAGGAGTAACTGATAGAATAGTGAATCAACTGCTTTCAGAGATGGACGGAATAGAAGCGTTGAACAGAGTCATAGTGATAGGAGCCACTAACAGAGCTACCCTTCTAGATCCTGCATTGCTTAGACCCGGAAGATTCGACAGGATAATTTACGTTCCTCCACCTGACCTGAAAGCTAGAGTAGACATACTCAAGGTTCACCTCAAGTCAGTCCCAGTAGACCCAAACCTGAACTTGGAAGAAGTTGCAAAGAAACTTGAGGGCTATACTGGAGCAGACATAGAGGCTTTAGTCAGAGAAACCGTGATGCTGAAGCTGAGGAACGTTTACTCCTCGTGCGTAGAGAGATCAAACAAGGAGTGTGGTGAAAATGAGGAGTGCAAGAACAAGGTTCTCACTGAATGCATGAATAACGTAGACGTGAAAGTAACTACTCAAGACCTTGAAGAAGGTATGAAGGTAGTATCTCCAAGCTTAACACAAGCTGACATGCAGAGGTATGAGACCATGGCTAAACAGCTTAAACAGAGCGTGATCTAA
- the rgy gene encoding reverse gyrase, producing the protein MSNVPYSIYISSCPNCGGDIEADRLAKGLVCRSCMPKEIDVNGLESLLRYLERRGNLKSMKETLSVYKEAQFISEFFKLALKTGPIGPQRSWIMRLAKGESFSIIAPPGLGKTTFGVISSVYLASKRKKKSLLMFPTKTLVNQVKQKVQQVASNTSSDVRLLVYDSGMKQAQRAEFMKSLGEEDFDIAILSSRFAMMNLENLSVLDFDFLFVDDVDSALKSNKSARTVTLLAGYTDEDIERVKELLKQSYNDPSAFSKIASLRKRDKVVVFSSATVNRSNPVLSSLMGFKPGSSNIYLRKVVDSFIEMPKDENSVIEMVDSLIKKLGSGGLIFVPVDKGNKYSEQVARELDGDLRVISLSSSSVRKIDEFKNGDVDVMVGVATHYGVLVRGIDIPCRIKYAIFLGIPKFRFTMGEAIHPLTALKLLTLIAQVRKDNSITSILYRAKRRLRRASVASLSMIARDIKDGKDLDPALKDMYAVLYENLKDVDVLEKISEIGDVVIEGNSIMMPDYITYVQASGRTSRLFGPELTTGLSIVFVENQNLFRMLQKKLSFVLDENNWSKLDLVEGKVEDIPLSQLMSKITRERKEIALARSSGSMESSLSKIKTTLMIVESPHKAKTISNFFSRPTVRETEGVRVFETVIGDKVLMVTASIGHVYDLTTEEKGLFGVEVDKKDGEQKFIPYYSTIKRCENGHQFTTDKDGKCPRCGGKVVSDKKAVIDGLRKLVMEADSVLIGTDPDTEGEKIAWDLYVSLRPFNNNIKRAEFHEITRRAILEAINNPREFIVPLVKSQIVRRVEDRWIGFKLSMYLRDFFWKDYCIKLTEKKTTSYLKEVCNKNETYYNLSAGRVQTPVLNWVVNRYVNEYKKTARKILVISAGSINFTVLKEKGMKKDSEVNVIVKGYSTFEEKFGPLPPYTTDTLLSDASQLLGISAQETMSIAQDLFESGLITYHRTDSTRVSNVGISVAENYLKQLLGYVPPAFKGRTWGEGGAHEAIRPTKSMDSDQLYTAIESGDIEPSKPFRRQHFRVYEIIFKRFLSSQLDPIIIERVKVDLEAEMKDGKKLTLESPVELPVSFRISDEKEVDRKLKDKIYVPFRIYKDVPEYLKSLQNNAVVKGKVIREFLKSDKPLYSEGDLVSEMKTKGIGRPSTYATIVGTLLRRRYVIESKKLKRLIPSNLGIAVNDYLITHYGKFVGEERTRQLLTKMDKVEKGEINYTDLLNELYKEIEQIDKLKETQGE; encoded by the coding sequence TTGTCCAATGTTCCTTACTCCATTTACATAAGCTCATGTCCCAACTGTGGAGGGGACATCGAAGCTGATAGACTAGCTAAAGGTCTTGTATGTAGGTCGTGCATGCCAAAGGAAATAGATGTGAATGGTTTGGAATCCCTCTTGAGATATCTAGAGAGAAGAGGGAACCTCAAATCTATGAAGGAGACGCTCAGCGTTTACAAGGAAGCTCAGTTCATCTCGGAGTTCTTTAAGCTGGCTTTGAAGACAGGTCCCATAGGTCCACAGCGTTCTTGGATAATGAGATTAGCTAAAGGAGAGAGCTTTTCGATCATAGCTCCGCCCGGTCTTGGAAAGACTACTTTTGGCGTAATTTCCTCGGTTTACCTTGCCTCCAAAAGGAAGAAGAAGAGCCTACTGATGTTTCCTACAAAGACCCTTGTAAACCAGGTTAAGCAGAAGGTACAACAGGTTGCATCTAACACTTCCTCAGACGTAAGACTTCTGGTTTACGATTCTGGAATGAAACAAGCTCAACGCGCGGAGTTCATGAAGAGCCTCGGAGAAGAGGACTTCGACATAGCTATACTGAGTTCAAGGTTCGCCATGATGAACTTAGAGAACCTGAGTGTTTTAGATTTCGATTTCCTGTTCGTTGACGATGTCGATTCGGCTTTGAAGTCGAACAAGAGTGCTAGGACAGTCACTCTACTGGCTGGTTACACGGACGAAGACATTGAAAGGGTGAAAGAACTGCTTAAACAATCATATAACGACCCGTCAGCGTTCTCCAAAATCGCGAGCCTCAGGAAAAGAGATAAGGTAGTAGTCTTCTCGTCTGCCACTGTAAATAGGAGTAACCCAGTCCTCTCTTCTCTGATGGGGTTCAAGCCGGGTAGCTCTAACATCTACCTTAGAAAAGTTGTAGACTCTTTCATTGAAATGCCTAAAGACGAAAACTCAGTCATAGAGATGGTCGACAGTCTGATCAAGAAACTGGGAAGCGGAGGATTGATCTTCGTTCCAGTGGACAAGGGAAATAAATACTCGGAACAAGTGGCCCGCGAGCTCGATGGGGACTTAAGGGTAATCTCACTTTCGTCATCCTCGGTAAGGAAAATCGATGAGTTCAAGAACGGAGACGTAGACGTGATGGTAGGCGTAGCTACACATTACGGAGTTCTGGTAAGAGGAATAGACATCCCATGTAGAATAAAATATGCTATCTTCTTAGGCATACCTAAGTTCAGGTTCACCATGGGTGAGGCTATCCATCCACTCACAGCCTTGAAGTTGCTTACACTGATAGCTCAAGTTAGGAAGGACAACTCCATAACTTCTATACTTTACAGAGCTAAGAGGAGGCTAAGGAGAGCCAGCGTGGCTTCGCTTTCAATGATAGCAAGGGACATTAAAGACGGGAAGGACCTCGACCCAGCCTTGAAGGACATGTACGCGGTGCTCTATGAGAACTTAAAAGATGTTGACGTGCTCGAAAAAATTTCCGAGATCGGAGACGTCGTAATTGAAGGCAATTCGATAATGATGCCTGATTACATAACTTACGTCCAAGCTAGCGGTAGGACTTCGAGGCTCTTCGGTCCGGAGTTAACTACAGGGTTGTCCATAGTCTTTGTGGAGAACCAGAACTTGTTCAGAATGCTACAGAAGAAGCTCTCGTTCGTCTTAGACGAGAACAACTGGTCTAAATTGGACCTTGTAGAAGGGAAAGTAGAGGATATACCTTTATCTCAACTGATGTCAAAGATAACCAGAGAGAGGAAGGAAATAGCTCTAGCAAGAAGTTCAGGATCCATGGAGAGCTCACTCTCCAAGATCAAGACTACCCTCATGATAGTGGAGTCGCCCCATAAAGCCAAGACGATATCGAACTTCTTCTCTAGACCTACGGTGAGGGAAACGGAAGGTGTTAGAGTATTCGAGACCGTAATAGGTGACAAAGTGCTCATGGTTACGGCTAGCATAGGCCACGTTTACGACCTTACCACGGAGGAGAAAGGCCTCTTCGGGGTAGAAGTAGATAAGAAAGACGGTGAACAGAAGTTCATACCTTATTACTCTACGATAAAAAGGTGCGAAAACGGGCATCAATTCACTACAGATAAGGACGGTAAATGTCCTAGATGTGGAGGGAAGGTGGTCAGCGACAAAAAGGCCGTGATAGATGGATTGAGGAAACTCGTAATGGAGGCTGACTCCGTGTTGATTGGCACAGATCCGGATACAGAGGGAGAGAAAATAGCGTGGGACTTATACGTCTCATTGAGGCCTTTCAACAACAACATAAAAAGAGCTGAATTTCATGAGATAACTAGAAGAGCAATCCTCGAGGCAATAAATAACCCTAGGGAATTCATCGTACCTCTTGTGAAGTCCCAAATCGTGAGGAGGGTAGAGGACAGATGGATAGGGTTCAAGCTTTCAATGTACCTAAGAGATTTCTTCTGGAAGGATTACTGCATCAAGCTTACCGAGAAGAAAACCACGTCTTACCTTAAGGAGGTCTGCAACAAGAATGAAACTTATTACAACTTGAGCGCTGGAAGGGTCCAAACTCCAGTCCTGAATTGGGTAGTCAATAGGTACGTCAATGAATACAAGAAGACTGCAAGGAAAATATTAGTTATTAGTGCAGGTAGCATAAACTTCACCGTATTGAAGGAGAAGGGGATGAAGAAGGACTCAGAAGTTAACGTCATAGTGAAGGGGTACTCTACCTTTGAAGAGAAGTTCGGTCCTCTTCCGCCTTACACCACAGATACCCTTCTTTCAGACGCGTCTCAGTTATTGGGGATATCCGCACAGGAAACTATGAGCATAGCTCAGGACCTCTTCGAAAGCGGACTCATAACTTACCACAGGACTGACAGTACCAGAGTATCTAACGTCGGCATATCAGTAGCTGAGAACTACTTGAAACAGCTTCTAGGTTACGTCCCCCCAGCCTTTAAGGGAAGAACTTGGGGTGAAGGGGGAGCGCATGAGGCAATCAGGCCTACCAAGTCCATGGATTCAGACCAGCTTTATACTGCAATAGAATCAGGTGATATAGAACCTTCAAAACCGTTCAGAAGACAGCACTTCAGGGTTTACGAAATAATCTTCAAGAGGTTTCTATCAAGCCAGCTCGACCCAATAATCATAGAAAGAGTGAAAGTGGATCTAGAGGCTGAAATGAAAGATGGAAAGAAATTAACGTTAGAGTCTCCAGTTGAACTTCCAGTGTCTTTCAGGATTAGCGACGAAAAGGAGGTAGACCGTAAGCTCAAGGACAAAATATATGTACCTTTCCGTATCTATAAAGATGTGCCAGAATACCTGAAGAGTTTACAAAACAATGCCGTGGTCAAGGGAAAAGTAATTAGAGAGTTTCTGAAGTCAGATAAGCCTCTTTATTCTGAAGGAGACTTAGTTTCGGAGATGAAAACAAAGGGAATAGGACGGCCGAGCACTTACGCTACAATAGTGGGAACTCTGTTGAGGAGGAGGTACGTGATAGAGAGTAAAAAACTTAAAAGGCTAATTCCTTCAAACCTAGGAATAGCTGTGAATGATTATTTGATCACTCATTATGGAAAATTCGTTGGCGAAGAGAGAACCCGCCAGCTGCTAACTAAAATGGATAAAGTAGAAAAGGGGGAGATAAATTACACTGATTTATTGAATGAGCTGTACAAGGAGATAGAGCAGATTGATAAATTAAAAGAAACACAAGGTGAATGA